In Carya illinoinensis cultivar Pawnee chromosome 9, C.illinoinensisPawnee_v1, whole genome shotgun sequence, the following are encoded in one genomic region:
- the LOC122275663 gene encoding prolycopene isomerase, chloroplastic, with protein sequence MTLSHSLPLPEFMSSSLPGNHNTPILNRPSPTKLGFIRPTNPKQKFNFFVSQKVKPIGFFGCNLCDSNSGFNSCQIFDECYAAQSSGIGPSSRKHKVFSIKRANTRALSDRQLFGLASGLYSSRQLGTSRLTSSGCKILSGGALRIPNTKSFKHGSGISGACEVNWSNQKFELRSKSVLSIDRAVEREGSGGGPGRENSYDAIVIGSGIGGLVAATQLAVKGARVLVLEKYVIPGGSSGYYQRDGYTFDVGSSVMFGFSDKGNLNLITQALAAVGCEMQVIPDPSTVHFHLPNNLSVRVHRKYSEFIAELTDKFPHEKEGILEFYGECWKIFNALNSLELKSLEEPIYLFGQFFQKPLECLTLAYYLPQNAGDIARKYIKDPQLLSFIDAECFIVSTVNALQTPMINASMVLCDRHFGGINYPVGGVGGIAKSLAKGLIDQGSEILYKANVTSIILEQGKAVGARLSDGREYFAKTIISNATRWDTFGNLLKGERLPKEEENFQKVYVKAPSFLSIHMGVKAEALPPDMDCHHFVLENDWKKLEEPYGSIFLSIPTVLDSSLAPEGRHILHIFTTSAMEDWEGLPRKDYEAKKEIVADEIIRRLEKKLFPGLRSSIVFMEVGTPKTHRRYLARDKGTYGPMPRGTPKGLLGMPFNTTGVGSLYCVGDSCFPGQGVIAVAFSGVMCAHRVAADLGLEKKSPILDAALLRLLGWLRTLA encoded by the exons ATGACCCTCTCCCACTCACTTCCCTTGCCTGAATTTATGTCTTCTTCTTTACCTGGCAACCACAATACCCCTATTCTCAATCGCCCTAGTCCCACAAAATTGGGTTTTATAAGACCcacaaacccaaaacaaaaattcaacTTCTTCGTTTCTCAAAAAGTAAAACCTATTGGTTTCTTTGGGTGCAATCTCTGCGACTCTAATTCTGGGTTTAACAGTTGTCAAATTTTTGATGAGTGTTATGCTGCACAATCAAGTGGGATCGGACCCAGTAGTAGAAAACACAAGGTCTTCTCTATTAAACGTGCTAACACTCGAGCTCTCAGTGATCGCCAGCTCTTTGGCTTGGCTTCAGGGTTGTACAGCTCCAGACAGTTGGGCACTTCCAGACTTACAAGTTCAGGATGCAAAATTCTGTCTGGTGGTGCCCTGAGAATTCCAAATACAAAAAGTTTCAAGCATGGTAGTGGGATTTCAGGAGCTTGCGAGGTGAATTGGAGCAATCAGAAATTTGAATTGAGGTCCAAATCGGTGCTTAGTATAGATAGAGCggtagagagagagggaagtgGAGGGGGGCCGGGTCGGGAGAATTCTTATGATGCCATTGTTATCGGGTCTGGGATTGGAGGATTAGTTGCGGCGACGCAGTTGGCGGTGAAGGGTGCTAGGGTTCTGGTTTTGGAGAAGTATGTCATTCCTGGTGGTAGCTCTGGATATTACCAGAGGGATGGGTATACTTTTGATGTTGGGTCCTCTGTGATGTTTGGTTTCAGCGACAAG GGCAATCTAAATCTGATAACCCAAGCATTGGCAGCAGTTGGATGTGAGATGCAAGTGATACCTGATCCAAGTACTGTACATTTCCATTTACCCAATAACCTTTCTGTCCGAGTGCATAGAAAATATAGCGAATTCATTGCAGAACTTACTGATAAATTTCCCCATGAAAAAGAAGGGATCCTCGAGTTCTACGGTGAATGTTGGAAG ATTTTCAACGCTCTGAACTCCTTGGAATTGAAGTCACTTGAGGAGCCAATCTACCTTTTTGGGCAGTTCTTCCAGAAGCCCCTTGAATGCTTGACACTCG CCTATTATTTGCCACAAAATGCTGGAGACATAGCTCGAAAATACATTAAAGATCCCCAGTTGTTGTCTTTCATAGATGCAGAG TGTTTCATAGTGAGCACAGTCAACGCTTTGCAGACACCAATGATCAATGCTAGCATG GTTCTTTGTGACAGGCATTTTGGTGGGATTAACTACCCTGTTGGTGGTGTTGGGGGGATTGCTAAGTCCTTGGCAAAAGGCCTGATTGATCAGGGCAGTGAAATACTTTACAAGGCAAATGTTACTAGCATTATACTTGAGCAGGGAAAAGCT GTGGGAGCTAGGCTGTCAGATGGAAGGGAGTACTTTGCCAAAACCATAATATCAAATGCTACTAGATGGGATACTTTTG GAAATCTCTTAAAAGGAGAACGCCTCCCTAAGGAAGAAGAGAATTTTCAGAAAGTTTATGTTAAagctccatcttttctttctattCATATGGGGGTTAAAGCTGAGGCACTGCCTCCAGATATGGATTGCCACCATTTTGTGCTTGAG aatgattggaaaaaatTAGAGGAGCCATATGGAAGCATATTTTTAAGCATTCCAACCGTCCTTGATTCATCATTGGCTCCAGAAGGACGGCACATTCTTCATATTTTTACCACTTCTGCCATGGAGGACTGGGAG GGTCTTCCTAGAAAAGACTATGAGGCTAAGAAGGAAATTGTAGCAGATGAAATCATCAGGAGATTAGAGAAGAAACTATTTCCAGGGCTGAGATCATCAATTGTTTTTATGGAG GTAGGAACACCAAAGACACACAGGCGGTACCTGGCTCGTGATAAAGGTACCTATGGACCAATGCCGCGTGGCACTCCCAAGGGACTACTCGGAATGCCATTCAATACCACA GGTGTAGGTAGTCTTTACTGTGTCGGTGATAGCTGCTTTCCAGGACAAGGTGTTATAGCTGTAGCCTTTTCAGGAGTAATGTGTGCACACCGAGTAGCTGCTGATCTTG GGCTCGAGAAGAAGTCACCAATATTAGATGCTGCCCTCCTTCGACTTCTTGGTTGGTTAAGGACGTTGGCATGA
- the LOC122275919 gene encoding CBS domain-containing protein CBSX5-like: MFTIPRHRFLDPASAAEPILSDPCLGKPALRSLPISATVADAFAALKNTDDNFISVWDCVDHSAKVEFGHDNVGVGCECRCVGKVCMVDVICYLCRDENLFSPSATLKAPVSASSKNVNLLWEAIDLILPGAQNLVVPIQTKLSSYSRRKQLQKPSTTGPTTIHNGREFCWLTQEDVIRFLLGSIGLFSPLPALSVDTLGIITTDILAIDYYSPASSAIGAISRSLCEQTSVADSVFVYL, translated from the exons ATGTTCACCATCCCCCGTCATAGGTTTCTGGACCCAGCATCAGCAGCTg AACCGATTTTATCAGACCCCTGTCTCGGCAAACCAGCCCTGAGGTCCTTGCCCATTTCTGCCACCGTCGCTGACGCTTTCGCGGCCTTGAAAAATACCGACGACAACTTCATCAGCGTATGGGACTGCGTCGATCACTCGGCCAAGGTTGAGTTTGGTCACGACAACGTCGGCGTTGGCTGTGAGTGCCGTTGCGTTGGCAAGGTGTGCATGGTGGATGTGATATGCTATCTTTGCAGGGATGAGAATCTGTTTTCTCCTTCTGCTACCCTGAAGGCGCCTGTTTCTGCAAGCTCCAAAAACGTGAATCT ATTGTGGGAAGCCATCGATCTGATTCTGCCAGGAGCCCAGAACCTTGTGGTACCGATACAAACCAAACTAAGCAGCTATTCAAGAAGAAAACAGCTCCAAAAACCCTCGACCACCGGCCCTACTACCATCCACAACGGCCGCGAATTCTGCTGGTTGACTCAAGAGGACGTGATCCGGTTCCTTCTCGGCTCCATCGGGCTCTTCTCCCCGCTCCCGGCGCTCTCTGTTGACACTCTTGGCATTATCACCACCGACATCTTAGCCATTGACTATTACTCCCCTGCCTCTTCGGCAATTGGAGCTATATCCCGCTCTCTCTGTGAGCAGACTTCAGTGGCTGATTCTGTTTTTGTATACCTTTAA